One Camelus dromedarius isolate mCamDro1 chromosome 6, mCamDro1.pat, whole genome shotgun sequence genomic region harbors:
- the CCN2 gene encoding CCN family member 2: MSAAGLGPVRCAFVLLLALCSRLASGQDCGGQCQCAAGPAPRCPAGVSLVLDGCGCCRVCAKQLGELCTERDPCDPHKGLFCDFGSPANRKIGVCTAKDGAPCVFGGTVYRSGESFQSSCKYQCTCLDGAVGCVPLCSMDVRLPSPDCPFPRRVKLPGKCCEEWVCDEPKDHTVVGPALAAYRLEDTFGPDPTMIRANCLVQTTEWSACSKTCGMGISTRVTNDNAFCRLEKQSRLCMVRPCEADLEENIKKGKKCIRTPKISKPVKFELSGCTSVKTYRAKFCGVCTDGRCCTPHRTTTLPVEFKCPDGEVMKKNMMFIKTCACHYNCPGDNDIFESLYYRKMYGDMA, from the exons ATGTCCGCCGCCGGCCTGGGCCCCGTCCGCTGCGCCTTCGTGCTCCTGCTCGCCCTCTGCAGCCGG CTCGCCTCCGGCCAGGACTGCGGCGGCCAGTGCCAGTGCGCGGCCGGACCGGCGCCGCGCTGCCCCGCCGGCGTCAGCCTGGTGTTGGACGGCTGCGGCTGCTGCCGCGTGTGCGCCAAGCAGCTGGGCGAGCTGTGCACCGAGCGCGACCCCTGCGACCCGCACAAGGGCCTCTTCTGCGACTTCGGCTCCCCGGCCAACCGCAAGATCGGCGTGTGCACCG CCAAAGATGGTGCCCCCTGCGTCTTCGGAGGAACGGTGTACCGAAGCGGAGAGTCTTTCCAGAGCAGCTGCAAATACCAGTGCACCTGCCTGGACGGGGCTGTGGGCTGCGTGCCGCTATGCAGCATGGACGTCCGCCTGCCCAGCCCCGACTGCCCCTTCCCGCGGAGAGTCAAGCTGCCCGGGAAATGCTGCGAGGAATGGGTGTGTGATGAGCCCAAGGACCACACAGTGGTCGGCCCTGCTCTTGCCG cTTACCGACTGGAAGACACGTTTGGCCCAGACCCAACTATGATTCGAGCCAACTGCCTGGTCCAGACCACAGAGTGGAGTGCCTGTTCCAAGACCTGTGGGATGGGCATCTCCACCCGCGTTACCAATGACAACGCCTTCTGCAGGCTGGAGAAGCAGAGCCGCCTCTGCATGGTCAGGCCTTGCGAAGCTGACCTGGAAGAAAACATTAAG AAGGGCAAAAAGTGCATCCGGACCCCCAAAATCTCCAAGCCAGTCAAGTTTGAGCTCTCTGGCTGCACCAGCGTGAAGACCTACCGGGCTAAATTCTGTGGGGTGTGCACAGACGGTCGATGCTGCACCCCACACAGAACCACCACCCTTCCCGTGGAGTTCAAGTGTCCGGACGGGGAGGTCATGAAGAAGAACATGATGTTCATCAAGACCTGTGCCTGCCATTACAACTGTCCCGGAGACAATGACATCTTTGAGTCACTGTACTACAGGAAGATGTATGGAGACATGGCATAA